A stretch of Sulfurimonas autotrophica DSM 16294 DNA encodes these proteins:
- the tuf gene encoding elongation factor Tu produces MAKEKFERNKPHVNIGTIGHVDHGKTTLTAAITAVLAVKNGAKFMDYDAIDNAPEERERGITIATSHVEYETDTRHYAHVDCPGHADYVKNMITGAAQMDGAILVVSAADGPMPQTREHILLSKQVGVPYIVVFMNKEDMVDDEELLELVEMEIRELLDMYEFPGDDTPITAGSALKALEEAKTGTLGEWSEKIVALMDTVDEYIPEPVRETDKDFLMPVEDVFSISGRGTVVTGRIERGVVKVGEEVEIVGIKDTQKTTVTGVEMFRKEMEQGEAGDNCGILVRGIAKDEVERGQVLCKPGTITPHTKFTAEIYVLSKDEGGRHTPFFNGYRPQFYVRTTDVTGAITLPEGTEMVMPGDNVSITAELIHPIAMEQGTKFAIREGGRTVGAGVVAEILA; encoded by the coding sequence ATGGCAAAAGAAAAGTTTGAACGTAACAAACCCCATGTTAATATTGGTACTATTGGTCACGTTGATCACGGTAAAACAACATTAACAGCAGCTATTACTGCAGTGCTTGCAGTTAAAAATGGTGCAAAATTTATGGATTATGATGCAATCGATAACGCACCTGAAGAAAGAGAGCGTGGTATTACTATCGCTACTTCACACGTAGAGTACGAAACTGATACACGTCACTATGCACACGTTGATTGTCCAGGTCACGCGGATTATGTTAAAAACATGATTACCGGTGCTGCACAAATGGATGGTGCTATTCTTGTTGTTTCTGCAGCGGATGGCCCAATGCCACAAACTCGTGAGCATATCCTTCTTTCAAAACAAGTTGGTGTACCATATATCGTTGTTTTCATGAATAAAGAAGATATGGTTGATGATGAAGAGTTATTAGAACTAGTTGAAATGGAAATTCGTGAACTTTTAGATATGTATGAATTCCCAGGTGATGATACACCAATTACTGCAGGTTCTGCTCTTAAAGCTCTTGAAGAAGCAAAAACTGGTACTCTTGGTGAATGGTCTGAAAAAATTGTTGCACTTATGGATACTGTTGATGAGTACATTCCTGAACCAGTACGTGAAACTGACAAAGATTTCTTAATGCCTGTTGAAGATGTTTTCTCAATCTCTGGTCGTGGTACAGTTGTTACTGGACGTATCGAGCGTGGTGTAGTTAAAGTCGGTGAAGAAGTAGAAATCGTTGGTATCAAAGATACACAAAAAACTACTGTTACTGGTGTTGAAATGTTCCGTAAAGAAATGGAGCAGGGTGAAGCTGGTGATAACTGTGGTATCCTAGTTCGTGGTATTGCGAAAGATGAAGTTGAACGTGGTCAAGTACTTTGTAAGCCAGGTACAATTACACCTCATACTAAGTTTACTGCAGAAATTTATGTTCTAAGTAAAGATGAGGGTGGTCGTCATACTCCATTCTTCAATGGTTATCGTCCACAATTCTATGTACGTACAACAGACGTTACTGGAGCAATCACTTTACCAGAAGGTACTGAAATGGTTATGCCAGGTGATAACGTAAGTATTACTGCTGAGTTAATTCACCCAATTGCAATGGAACAAGGTACTAAGTTCGCTATCCGTGAAGGTGGTAGAACAGTTGGTGCTGGTGTTGTTGCAGAGATTCTTGCATAA
- the rpmG gene encoding 50S ribosomal protein L33 codes for MREAIHLGCEKCTRRNYHTTKNKKTHTEKFSVRKYCKWCKEHTNHKEMKL; via the coding sequence ATGAGAGAAGCAATTCACTTAGGTTGTGAGAAATGTACAAGACGTAATTATCACACAACAAAAAACAAAAAGACTCACACTGAGAAATTTTCAGTAAGAAAATACTGTAAATGGTGTAAAGAGCACACAAATCACAAAGAGATGAAGCTGTAA
- the secE gene encoding preprotein translocase subunit SecE, translating to MNLSKVISNARLELSKVIFPTKGQVKQAYIAVVIVVSAVAAFLALVDLLMSSIMSVILG from the coding sequence ATGAATTTAAGTAAAGTTATCAGTAATGCAAGATTAGAGTTAAGTAAAGTTATCTTTCCTACCAAAGGTCAGGTAAAACAAGCATATATCGCCGTTGTAATCGTTGTCTCAGCAGTGGCTGCATTTCTTGCATTGGTTGATTTACTTATGTCATCTATTATGTCTGTAATTTTAGGTTAA
- the nusG gene encoding transcription termination/antitermination protein NusG, producing MAHQWYSIQTYGSDRTVRDAIFNMIEEHGLQDYITDVIVPTEDVIEVKDGKKKVSERSLYSGYVFARIDLNTEIQHMIQSIPKVSGFIGEGNVPTPLSEHDINVILDRVNNRAAPKPKVFFDNGETVRIIDGPFANFTATVDEYDLEHGTLKLNVSIFGRATPVDISYTQVEKII from the coding sequence ATGGCACATCAATGGTACTCTATACAGACCTATGGTAGCGACAGAACGGTTAGAGATGCAATCTTTAATATGATAGAAGAACATGGTTTACAAGATTATATTACAGATGTAATTGTCCCGACTGAGGATGTTATAGAAGTAAAAGATGGAAAGAAAAAAGTAAGTGAAAGATCTTTATATTCTGGATATGTATTTGCTCGTATAGATTTAAATACAGAAATACAGCATATGATTCAATCTATACCGAAAGTTTCAGGTTTTATCGGTGAGGGTAATGTTCCTACACCTCTAAGTGAACATGACATTAATGTTATCTTAGATCGTGTAAATAACCGTGCAGCACCAAAACCAAAAGTATTTTTTGATAATGGTGAAACTGTTCGTATTATTGATGGACCTTTTGCTAACTTTACAGCAACTGTTGACGAGTATGATTTAGAACATGGTACTCTAAAACTTAATGTTTCGATTTTTGGAAGAGCTACACCTGTAGATATCTCTTACACTCAAGTCGAAAAAATAATTTAA
- the rplK gene encoding 50S ribosomal protein L11, with product MAKKVMDYIKLQIEAGKANPAPPVGPALGQRGVNIMEFCKAFNEKTKDKMGFKVPVVITVYNDRSFSFVTKQPPASELLMKAAGLKKGSDNPLKNKVGSLTRAQLMEVVEAKIEDLNTDDKDMAANTLAGSARSIGIEIKD from the coding sequence ATGGCAAAAAAAGTCATGGATTATATCAAGCTACAAATTGAAGCTGGTAAAGCTAACCCGGCACCACCAGTAGGACCAGCACTAGGACAACGTGGTGTTAACATCATGGAATTCTGTAAAGCGTTTAATGAAAAAACAAAAGATAAAATGGGATTCAAAGTTCCTGTTGTTATTACTGTTTATAATGACAGAAGTTTCTCTTTTGTTACAAAACAACCACCTGCATCTGAATTATTGATGAAAGCAGCTGGCCTTAAAAAAGGAAGTGATAACCCACTTAAAAACAAAGTAGGTTCATTGACTCGTGCACAGCTTATGGAAGTTGTTGAAGCAAAAATTGAAGATTTAAATACAGATGACAAAGATATGGCTGCTAATACATTAGCCGGTTCTGCACGTTCAATCGGTATAGAAATTAAAGACTAA
- the rplA gene encoding 50S ribosomal protein L1, protein MSKRYKQLLEKIDNTKSYGVEEASATVKDLKSAKFDETVEIAMNLNVDPRHADQMVRGAIVLPHGTGKTVRVAVFAKGAKADEAKAAGADIVGTDDLVAQIKEGIFNFDVVVAAPDCMGLVGQIGRILGPKGLMPNPKTGTVTPDVATAVNNVKGGQVNFRVDKKGNIHAGIGKASFDAKQIEENLTTFLVAINKQKPASAKGRYIKNAALSLTMSPAVKLDVIELADIK, encoded by the coding sequence ATGAGCAAAAGATATAAACAATTATTAGAAAAAATTGATAATACAAAATCATACGGTGTAGAAGAAGCGTCTGCAACTGTAAAAGATTTAAAAAGTGCAAAATTTGACGAAACAGTTGAAATTGCAATGAACTTGAATGTTGACCCACGTCATGCTGACCAAATGGTTCGCGGTGCTATCGTTCTTCCTCACGGAACAGGTAAAACAGTTCGTGTTGCTGTATTTGCTAAAGGTGCAAAAGCTGATGAAGCAAAAGCTGCCGGTGCAGATATTGTTGGAACTGATGATTTAGTTGCACAAATTAAAGAAGGTATCTTTAACTTTGATGTAGTTGTTGCAGCACCTGATTGTATGGGCCTTGTTGGTCAAATAGGTCGTATTTTAGGACCAAAAGGTTTAATGCCTAACCCTAAAACTGGTACAGTTACACCAGATGTTGCTACTGCTGTTAACAATGTTAAAGGCGGTCAGGTTAACTTTAGGGTTGATAAAAAAGGTAATATCCACGCTGGTATCGGTAAAGCAAGTTTTGATGCGAAACAAATTGAAGAAAACCTAACTACTTTTCTTGTGGCAATTAATAAGCAAAAACCTGCATCTGCAAAGGGACGCTACATTAAAAATGCTGCATTGAGCTTAACAATGAGTCCTGCTGTTAAACTTGATGTTATAGAATTAGCTGATATTAAATAA
- the rplJ gene encoding 50S ribosomal protein L10, which translates to MLKSKKAEVIEQLTTSFANTTAVVICDYKGLTVSQLEELRKAARAKDTSVQVVKNTLATIALNNAEMSGVEIKDTNIFIWSDDVINAAKIAADFAKDHDKFVIKAGYLDKEPANVAKIEAFAKLPGRDELLGMLAATWMAPITNLAVGIDALRRKKEEEA; encoded by the coding sequence ATGCTTAAGTCAAAAAAAGCTGAAGTAATTGAACAATTAACTACTTCATTTGCTAATACTACAGCAGTTGTTATTTGTGACTACAAAGGTTTGACAGTAAGTCAACTAGAAGAGTTACGTAAAGCTGCTCGTGCAAAAGACACAAGTGTTCAGGTTGTTAAAAATACTTTAGCAACAATTGCACTGAATAATGCTGAAATGAGCGGTGTTGAAATCAAAGATACAAATATTTTTATTTGGTCTGATGATGTCATCAATGCTGCAAAAATTGCCGCTGATTTCGCTAAAGATCATGACAAGTTCGTGATTAAAGCCGGTTATTTAGATAAAGAACCTGCAAACGTAGCTAAAATTGAAGCATTCGCCAAACTTCCTGGTCGTGATGAGCTTCTTGGTATGCTTGCTGCTACTTGGATGGCTCCAATTACAAACCTTGCAGTTGGAATCGATGCTTTACGTAGAAAAAAAGAAGAAGAGGCTTAA
- the rplL gene encoding 50S ribosomal protein L7/L12 has protein sequence MAVTKEDVLEFISGLSVLELSELVKEFEEKFGVSAQPVAVAGVAGEAGGAAAEQTEFNVILTDVGAKKIGVIKAVRALTGLGLKEAKEACESLPSTIKEGVDKETAEEAKAALEEAGAAVEVK, from the coding sequence ATGGCTGTTACTAAAGAAGACGTATTAGAATTTATTTCTGGTTTATCTGTTCTTGAGCTTTCTGAGCTTGTAAAAGAATTTGAAGAAAAATTTGGTGTTTCTGCACAACCTGTTGCTGTTGCCGGTGTTGCTGGTGAAGCTGGCGGTGCTGCTGCTGAGCAAACTGAATTCAATGTTATCTTAACTGACGTTGGTGCGAAAAAAATCGGTGTTATTAAAGCTGTTCGTGCTTTAACTGGTCTTGGACTAAAAGAAGCAAAAGAAGCATGTGAAAGCTTACCATCTACAATCAAAGAGGGTGTAGATAAAGAAACTGCTGAAGAAGCAAAAGCTGCTTTAGAAGAAGCTGGTGCTGCAGTAGAAGTTAAGTAA